CGTGTGACACCCTCGATGTCGCGGGCGAAGCGAATTTGGTCCTCGTCGGTCACGCACGCAACGATCACCTGCCGCAGCTCAGCCGCGCGCTCCCGGTAGTCCTGGATACGGGAGACCACGAGGTCGATCCACTCCGTGTCCGAGAGAGTGCCGGTCTCCTGGGCGGACCAGAGCCTTCCACCGAGGAGCGGGAGCTCAAGTTGGAGCAGGCGGAGCCGGTGGGACTCATCTGTCCCGGCCGCGTCGGCAAGACTCTCGTGAATACCGCGGACGGCGCGTATCAGATCGAGTACCGCGGTATCGGTTGCACCGCGGCGCGTGAGGTCGAACGTCAGTGAAAAGTCCCGGCGCAGCGGGTGGGACTGGTACGCCATCCGGCACGCTTCGGCCCGTGCCCTGTACTTCATGCCTCTGGCGAGAGTCGCCATCATGTATGGCCCATCGCCTGGCTCGGCAATCGTGTCGAGCGCCCCGGCCAACAGCAGGGCGGCGGCCCGAGACCACCGGCCGAACTCGTCGTCCTCGACGCCGTCCCGGGTGGGTATTCGTTCTCGGTGGTGCCCTGTCGCGATCTTCACCTCGCGGTGTTGAAACGTTCCCCATGCGCGTAGTCGTTCGGATAGCCCGTCCTGACGCCCGGCCGCGGACCGATCGATGGCCAGAGCCTGGTCTACGAACCGCGCCATGCTCTTGATCCCGTTCGCGCCCTTGAGCTCTGCGATCTCCCTACGCTCAAGCAACTGTGCTCTGGTCCGTTGGTCGTCATCGAGCTGCAGCGGTGCGAGCAGACCTGCTGCCATGAGCGAGCGCAACAGGAGGGGACGCTCTCCGAAGTCTCCTGCCGCAGGAGTGAACAGCAGCGGGTGAGAGACATACACATGCGACATGAAGATCAGCGACTGGATGATTTCGACAAAGCACTGGCGGGCGAACGGGTCGCCCGGCCGCGCGTGCCGGTTCTGGGATACCAGGTAGTCCTCGGCGCTGATCAGCGAGGTCACGTCAATCAATACATCGGTGCCGTGGCCCTCAGTCATCGACCGGCTGCCTCCAGAAACCACGCAACGGTCTCCGGACTGCCCATCACTGTGGAGGAGAACACTGGCGTGGCGGTGGAGAGGAACTGTGCATTCAGGGGCAGCGGTGCACCGGCCTCGTCGCAGTCGCGCAATCCTGAGGCTCGGCCGAGCGCGAGGCCGGCTACCCCGTCCCACAGCTTCTGCTCCCGCCGGCAGAACAACGAGAACCTGGGCAGAGTCGGGTCGGTTAGGCCTGAGATGTCGATGGCGGTGCGGACCATGTCGAGCGTCTGGGATGTCGTTCGCGTCTTGAGTCGGTACCCGGCCGCTTCGGCGATCGGATCCACGGCACGCGCCGGAAGGCCCTCGCTCCTAGTGATCGAGAGCCACTTCGAATCATCGAACGACTCCTGCGGTGACAAAGGAACGCCGTTGACCATCACACGCTTGCTCGCGACGTCGGCAGTGACCACGATCGACGTCCGTCCTTCGCCGAGTTCGGGGGCCAGGATGAAAGCGGCTGACGGCTGCCAGTCTTCCAATAGGCACACAACGCTGCAGAACTCGACTCGATCTCCCCGCACGAACTCCGCTGTGCCGTCGATCGGGTCGACCACCCACACCCGGCCGGATGCTTCCA
This genomic window from Actinospica robiniae DSM 44927 contains:
- a CDS encoding inositol monophosphatase family protein, translated to MSDVGAPTTTADELWTYLNAQLVPAFSRYRERINELPVEVKADKTLLTEADIAVQKSIIEAIRAMEPSAVVIAEEDERTHIRTEVLEASGRVWVVDPIDGTAEFVRGDRVEFCSVVCLLEDWQPSAAFILAPELGEGRTSIVVTADVASKRVMVNGVPLSPQESFDDSKWLSITRSEGLPARAVDPIAEAAGYRLKTRTTSQTLDMVRTAIDISGLTDPTLPRFSLFCRREQKLWDGVAGLALGRASGLRDCDEAGAPLPLNAQFLSTATPVFSSTVMGSPETVAWFLEAAGR